A genomic region of Caldicellulosiruptor acetigenus contains the following coding sequences:
- a CDS encoding RNA-guided endonuclease TnpB family protein → MLKAYKYRIYPDKAQEEFFEKTFGCCRFVWNKMLQEKLEALSQGKKIPRITPARYKREYPFLKEVDSLGLANVQLQQEKAFRDYFKNPKHFRIPKFKKKKDKQSYTTNNQQSKNGRETIRVDFEKGFLYLPKIKGGIKAIFHRKFEGKIKSATIVKTKTGGYYVSILVDVQDPRNDIKEPKNFICGIDLGLKSFVTIVNDTGTFKVEYPKYLIKAEKKLKRLQRQLARKKEGSKNWEKARKRLAKEHEYVKSAREDFLHKLSKTIIDESQVVVVESLNVKGLSKTRLSKHIMDSSWSKFLGYLSYKADWYGRKIIEVDRRFPSSKMCSNCGYIYSELRLNDRVWECPECGAVHDRDENAAKNLRKYAVAYIRSQ, encoded by the coding sequence ATGCTGAAAGCTTATAAGTACCGAATATATCCTGATAAAGCCCAAGAAGAATTTTTTGAAAAGACTTTTGGCTGTTGCAGGTTTGTATGGAACAAGATGCTTCAAGAGAAGTTAGAAGCATTAAGCCAGGGTAAAAAGATTCCAAGAATAACTCCTGCAAGATATAAAAGAGAATACCCTTTCCTGAAAGAAGTAGACAGTCTTGGTCTGGCAAATGTTCAACTTCAGCAGGAAAAGGCATTTAGAGATTATTTCAAAAATCCGAAGCACTTTAGAATACCGAAGTTCAAGAAAAAGAAAGATAAGCAGTCATACACAACCAATAATCAGCAATCTAAAAATGGTAGAGAAACGATTAGAGTAGATTTTGAAAAAGGTTTTCTTTATCTGCCGAAGATAAAAGGCGGAATAAAAGCAATATTTCACAGGAAGTTTGAAGGCAAAATAAAATCTGCAACAATTGTTAAAACGAAAACAGGCGGATATTATGTGAGCATACTTGTGGATGTACAGGACCCGAGAAACGATATAAAAGAGCCAAAGAATTTTATTTGTGGAATAGACCTGGGTTTGAAGAGCTTTGTAACAATTGTAAATGATACAGGGACTTTTAAGGTTGAATATCCGAAGTATCTTATAAAAGCTGAGAAGAAACTCAAGAGGTTGCAGAGGCAGCTGGCGAGGAAGAAGGAAGGCTCTAAAAACTGGGAGAAAGCAAGAAAAAGGCTTGCAAAAGAGCATGAGTATGTAAAGAGTGCAAGGGAAGATTTTTTGCACAAGCTTTCCAAGACCATCATAGACGAGAGCCAAGTCGTGGTGGTCGAAAGTTTGAATGTAAAGGGACTTTCAAAGACAAGACTGTCAAAACACATAATGGACAGTTCATGGTCGAAGTTTTTAGGATACCTTTCGTACAAAGCAGATTGGTATGGCAGAAAAATTATAGAGGTAGACAGGAGGTTCCCATCATCTAAGATGTGCAGTAATTGTGGATATATTTACAGTGAATTGAGGTTAAATGACAGAGTATGGGAATGTCCTGAATGTGGAGCAGTTCATGACAGAGATGAAAATGCAGCAAAGAATCTAAGAAAGTATGCAGTTGCATATATAAGGAGTCAGTAG
- the rfbB gene encoding dTDP-glucose 4,6-dehydratase: MNLLVTGCAGFIGSNFVYYYLDKYKDRKIIGLDKLTYAGNLENLAKLTPEQKKRFVFIKGDITNRELIEHIFEEYEIDVVVNFAAESHVDRSIIDPHIFIKTNVLGTQTLLDVAKNFWYKNGKWTDGKRFIQISTDEVYGSLGETGYFTEKTPLDPHSPYSASKAAADLIVKAYFDTYKMPVNITRCSNNYGPYQFPEKLIPLVINNCLNKKPIPVYGDGLNIRDWLYVEDHCKAIDLVIEKGVIGEIYNIGGHNERTNLEIVKMIINYLKNNFDETISEELIRFVKDRKGHDRRYAIDPSKIMRELGWVPETKFEDGIVKTINWYLNNRDWLNRVTTGKYMEYYEKIYGGK, translated from the coding sequence ATGAATTTATTGGTGACGGGGTGTGCAGGTTTTATCGGAAGCAACTTTGTTTATTATTACCTTGACAAATATAAAGACAGGAAAATAATCGGTTTGGATAAATTAACTTATGCAGGTAATTTAGAAAATTTAGCAAAATTGACACCAGAGCAAAAAAAGAGGTTTGTATTTATTAAGGGAGATATAACAAACAGAGAACTTATAGAACACATCTTTGAAGAATATGAAATAGATGTAGTTGTAAATTTTGCTGCTGAATCCCATGTTGACAGATCTATTATTGATCCACACATTTTTATAAAGACAAATGTGTTGGGGACACAGACACTTTTAGATGTGGCAAAGAATTTTTGGTATAAGAACGGTAAGTGGACAGATGGTAAAAGATTTATTCAAATATCCACTGATGAAGTGTATGGTTCGTTAGGTGAAACAGGATATTTTACTGAGAAAACGCCTCTTGATCCACATAGTCCTTATTCAGCAAGTAAGGCAGCAGCAGATTTAATTGTAAAAGCATATTTCGATACATATAAGATGCCTGTTAACATAACGAGATGTTCTAATAATTACGGTCCTTATCAATTTCCTGAAAAGTTGATTCCGCTTGTTATTAACAATTGTTTAAACAAAAAGCCAATTCCTGTTTATGGGGACGGATTAAACATTAGGGACTGGTTATATGTTGAAGACCATTGCAAAGCAATTGATTTGGTGATAGAAAAAGGTGTAATAGGTGAAATTTACAATATTGGAGGTCACAATGAGAGAACTAATCTAGAGATTGTAAAGATGATAATTAATTATCTAAAGAATAATTTTGACGAGACTATTTCAGAAGAATTAATAAGATTTGTAAAAGATAGGAAAGGGCACGATAGAAGATATGCAATTGATCCATCAAAAATAATGAGGGAATTGGGATGGGTACCAGAAACAAAATTTGAAGATGGAATAGTTAAGACAATAAATTGGTATTTGAATAATAGAGATTGGTTAAATAGAGTGACAACTGGCAAATATATGGAGTATTATGAGAAAATTTATGGTGGCAAATGA
- a CDS encoding response regulator yields the protein MSKAHILVVDDEKPIVDIIKFNLEKEGYKVTASYDGEDALNKIKAENFDMVLLDVMLPKLDGFSVCKKVREFSDVPIIMITAKADEVDKVLGLELGADDYITKPFGIRELIARIRANLRRTVQSASQDGKVLKAGALTLNPETFEVKKNGKVIELTVREYELLKFLMSQKGQVFSREELLEKVWDYEYYGDVRTVDVTVRRLREKIEDNPSEPNFILTKRGIGYYFNPNI from the coding sequence ATGTCCAAAGCACATATTCTTGTTGTTGACGATGAAAAGCCAATTGTTGATATTATAAAGTTCAACTTGGAAAAAGAAGGGTACAAGGTGACAGCATCGTATGACGGTGAGGATGCGTTAAATAAAATAAAGGCTGAAAACTTCGACATGGTTCTTCTGGATGTAATGCTTCCCAAACTTGATGGATTTTCTGTTTGCAAGAAGGTTCGTGAGTTTTCGGATGTTCCTATTATAATGATAACAGCAAAGGCTGATGAGGTTGACAAAGTTTTGGGTTTGGAGCTTGGGGCGGATGATTACATAACAAAACCGTTTGGAATAAGAGAGCTTATTGCGCGCATTAGAGCAAACTTGAGAAGGACAGTTCAAAGCGCTTCGCAAGATGGCAAGGTGTTAAAAGCAGGGGCTTTGACCTTAAACCCAGAGACGTTTGAAGTGAAGAAAAATGGTAAAGTTATTGAACTTACCGTAAGAGAATATGAGCTTTTAAAGTTTTTGATGTCACAAAAGGGTCAGGTGTTTTCAAGAGAAGAGCTTTTGGAAAAGGTTTGGGACTATGAATACTATGGAGATGTGAGAACTGTTGATGTTACTGTCAGAAGGCTTAGGGAAAAGATAGAAGATAATCCGTCTGAGCCCAATTTTATTTTGACAAAGAGGGGAATTGGCTACTACTTTAATCCTAACATATAA
- a CDS encoding undecaprenyl-phosphate glucose phosphotransferase: MHNVKNFFIGILKVLDIVLCPIVFFAAWYIKFESNIFRNTGHLNLESYLLILLFYIILFFVISNISNFYKVTHNSFGNFANIVKVNVIVVILIVVILYLLKWTDYSRVFLFIFTVLNILFNNLSRIAIQRIILLNIKNKKTKRENILIIGRNELTKAFEENIKKYALTFNLIGYLGLDNESHDNKTNVLGEVKDLEKILEKYNVDEIIIALRIEEYHLLDWIISICEKYGIRTYIIPDYLRYIPSKAQVEEFEGIPLINIRYSPLDEWSNRFIKRTFDIVVSLFGLILCLPLFIIIAILIKLTSEGPILFTQERVGYNRRIFKMHKFRTMYVQDPNEEKVKWTTKDDPRRTPIGRILRKLSLDELPQLWDVLIGNMSLVGPRPERPYFVEKFKEEIPKYMIKHRVRPGITGWAQIHGWRGDTSIEERIKYDIWYIENWSFWLDIKIILATIFGGKFMENAY, translated from the coding sequence ATGCATAATGTAAAAAATTTTTTTATAGGTATTTTGAAAGTATTAGATATTGTTTTGTGTCCAATAGTTTTTTTTGCTGCTTGGTACATAAAGTTTGAGAGTAATATTTTCAGGAACACAGGGCATTTGAATTTAGAAAGTTACCTTTTGATACTTCTGTTTTATATTATTTTATTCTTTGTTATCTCGAATATTTCTAATTTTTACAAGGTGACGCACAATAGTTTTGGCAACTTTGCTAACATAGTTAAAGTTAATGTTATTGTGGTTATTCTCATTGTCGTGATATTATACTTGTTGAAATGGACAGATTATTCTAGAGTTTTTTTATTCATTTTTACTGTTTTGAATATATTGTTTAATAATTTAAGCAGAATTGCAATACAAAGGATAATTTTGCTAAATATTAAAAACAAAAAAACAAAGAGAGAAAATATATTAATAATAGGCCGTAATGAATTAACAAAGGCTTTTGAAGAAAATATAAAAAAGTATGCTCTAACTTTCAACTTGATCGGATATTTAGGATTGGATAATGAAAGTCACGATAATAAAACAAATGTTCTTGGAGAGGTTAAAGATCTTGAAAAAATATTGGAAAAGTATAATGTTGACGAAATTATTATAGCTTTACGAATTGAAGAATATCATCTTTTAGACTGGATAATAAGTATATGTGAGAAATATGGAATAAGAACTTATATAATTCCAGATTATTTAAGGTATATACCATCAAAAGCCCAAGTTGAAGAGTTTGAAGGTATTCCTCTAATAAACATACGCTATTCCCCACTTGATGAATGGTCAAACAGGTTTATAAAAAGGACGTTTGACATTGTTGTCTCGCTATTTGGTTTAATCCTCTGCCTACCTTTGTTCATAATTATAGCAATTTTAATAAAATTGACATCGGAAGGACCAATTTTGTTCACACAAGAAAGAGTGGGTTACAATAGGCGCATTTTCAAAATGCACAAGTTCAGAACAATGTATGTTCAAGACCCTAACGAGGAAAAGGTTAAATGGACAACTAAAGATGATCCAAGAAGAACACCGATTGGCAGGATTTTACGAAAGCTGTCTTTGGATGAACTTCCTCAGCTTTGGGATGTTTTGATTGGCAATATGAGCCTTGTTGGACCAAGACCTGAGCGACCGTATTTTGTGGAAAAGTTTAAAGAAGAAATTCCAAAATACATGATAAAGCATCGTGTGCGCCCGGGAATTACTGGCTGGGCACAGATTCATGGATGGCGAGGGGATACCTCAATTGAAGAGAGAATAAAATATGATATTTGGTACATAGAAAATTGGTCTTTTTGGCTTGACATTAAAATTATTTTGGCAACCATCTTTGGTGGCAAATTTATGGAGAATGCTTATTAG
- a CDS encoding macro domain-containing protein → MTTREVLQKITVKKGDITKEQVDAIVNAANSHLKHGGGVALAIVRAGGQEIQKESDEIIKKIGFLPTGNAVITNAYRLPCKFVIHTVGPIYGEGNEDEKLYRAIYNSLYLAHLYNLKSIALPAVSSGIFGFPKDRCAKILIDTAVDFLSSVNTSIEKIVFCLFDDETFNYFLSYYNSKFSR, encoded by the coding sequence TTGACGACAAGAGAAGTTTTGCAAAAGATTACTGTAAAAAAAGGAGATATCACAAAAGAGCAGGTTGACGCAATTGTAAATGCTGCAAATTCTCACTTAAAGCATGGCGGTGGCGTTGCCCTTGCAATTGTAAGAGCAGGTGGGCAGGAGATACAAAAAGAATCAGATGAGATTATAAAAAAGATTGGCTTTCTGCCAACAGGAAATGCTGTTATAACAAATGCTTATCGCTTGCCTTGCAAGTTTGTAATACATACAGTCGGTCCAATCTACGGTGAAGGCAATGAGGATGAAAAGCTCTATAGAGCAATCTACAACAGCCTGTATCTTGCTCACCTTTACAATTTAAAAAGCATAGCACTGCCTGCTGTCAGCAGCGGAATATTTGGATTTCCAAAGGACAGATGCGCAAAGATTTTGATTGATACAGCAGTTGACTTTCTAAGCTCTGTAAATACAAGCATTGAAAAGATTGTGTTTTGCCTTTTTGATGATGAGACTTTTAACTACTTTTTAAGCTATTATAATAGCAAATTCAGCAGGTGA
- a CDS encoding CTP synthase gives MEKQVKYIFVTGGVVSGLGKGITAASIGRLLKARGLKVTMQKFDPYINVDPGTMSPYQHGEVFVTDDGAETDLDLGHYERFIDENLTKNSNVTTGKIYWSVIQRERRGDFLGGTVQVIPHITNEIKERIYRLGKSNSTDVVITEIGGTVGDIESLPFLEAIRQVATDIGKENVLYVHVTLVPYLSKSGELKTKPTQHSVKELRSIGIQPDIIVCRTEKPLSQDLKAKIALFCNLKPEYVIQNIDAESLYEVPLMLEKEGLGEIICEKLGFACTKPDLSDWIEIVEKEKNLKKNVRIALVGKYVELHDAYLSVAEALKHAGIANDSHVEILWINAEHVTYENAHEMLKEADGILVPGGFGDRGIEGKIAAIKYARENKIPFFGICLGMQCAVIEFARNVLGLEKANSTEFDEATPYPVIDIMPEQKDIFTKGGTMRLGLYPCKLEEGTLAHRIYNDELVYERHRHRYEFNNEFKERFKQAGMVFSGISPDRRLVEIIELKDHPWFLGVQFHPEFKSRPQRPHPIFTDFIRASLENRSKKEGV, from the coding sequence ATGGAAAAACAAGTCAAATACATCTTTGTCACAGGCGGGGTTGTATCTGGGCTTGGCAAAGGGATCACAGCAGCGTCAATTGGCAGGCTTTTAAAGGCACGCGGCTTGAAAGTTACAATGCAGAAGTTTGACCCGTATATAAATGTTGACCCTGGGACAATGAGTCCTTATCAGCACGGTGAAGTGTTTGTTACAGACGACGGTGCAGAGACAGACTTAGACCTTGGACACTATGAAAGGTTTATTGATGAGAATCTCACGAAAAACAGCAATGTAACAACGGGAAAGATTTACTGGTCTGTAATTCAAAGGGAGAGGCGTGGCGACTTTCTTGGCGGCACAGTACAGGTAATCCCTCACATTACAAATGAGATAAAAGAGAGAATCTACAGGCTTGGAAAGAGCAACTCAACAGATGTCGTTATAACAGAGATTGGCGGAACTGTTGGCGACATTGAAAGCCTTCCGTTTTTGGAGGCAATAAGGCAGGTTGCGACAGACATTGGTAAAGAAAATGTTCTGTATGTTCATGTTACCCTTGTTCCTTACCTGTCAAAGTCTGGGGAGCTGAAGACAAAACCCACACAGCACTCTGTAAAAGAACTTCGGTCAATTGGTATTCAGCCAGATATTATTGTCTGCAGGACAGAAAAACCACTTTCACAGGACCTCAAAGCCAAAATCGCACTGTTTTGCAATTTAAAACCTGAATATGTCATTCAAAACATTGATGCAGAAAGCCTGTATGAAGTGCCTCTCATGCTTGAAAAAGAGGGGCTTGGCGAGATTATATGCGAAAAGCTTGGATTTGCCTGCACAAAGCCAGACCTCTCTGACTGGATTGAGATAGTTGAAAAAGAGAAAAACCTCAAAAAGAATGTCAGAATTGCCCTTGTTGGAAAGTACGTTGAGCTTCATGACGCATACCTTTCTGTTGCAGAGGCGCTAAAGCATGCAGGAATTGCAAATGACAGCCATGTTGAGATTTTATGGATAAACGCAGAGCATGTTACTTATGAAAATGCACATGAGATGTTAAAAGAGGCAGATGGGATTTTGGTGCCAGGCGGATTTGGTGACAGGGGAATTGAAGGCAAGATTGCAGCTATAAAGTATGCAAGAGAAAATAAGATTCCGTTTTTTGGAATATGCTTGGGAATGCAGTGTGCTGTGATTGAGTTTGCAAGAAATGTGCTTGGGCTTGAAAAAGCTAACTCAACAGAGTTTGATGAAGCAACACCATATCCTGTGATTGATATCATGCCAGAGCAAAAGGACATATTCACAAAAGGCGGTACTATGAGGCTTGGCCTTTACCCGTGCAAGCTTGAGGAAGGCACTCTTGCCCACAGAATTTACAACGATGAGCTTGTGTATGAGAGGCACAGACACAGGTATGAGTTCAACAATGAATTCAAGGAAAGGTTCAAGCAAGCCGGCATGGTATTTTCAGGAATATCGCCAGACAGAAGGCTTGTAGAGATAATAGAGCTGAAAGACCATCCATGGTTTTTGGGCGTGCAGTTTCATCCCGAGTTCAAGTCGCGACCGCAAAGACCTCATCCAATCTTTACAGATTTTATAAGAGCATCCCTTGAGAATAGGAGCAAAAAAGAGGGGGTGTGA